The stretch of DNA ACTGCATGCCCTGTTCCTGGGAAAACCGGTAGCCGTTGCTTGTGACGGAGTAGATCCCGGACCCGACAGCGGCCGCAGGCATCTCGGTTTCCGGTACGCAACTCCCGCACTGGAGCAGGCTGTTCTTCACAGACTGAAAACACTGGACTCCTATGGTTGTCGAGTGACCCGAGCGTCGGAACTGAGATCCGTGGTTAACGACCTTTTGCCTGTGGACAAGCGTACGGAAAGTGAATCGTCGAAGGTCGTAGATGGTTCCGTCCGCTCGCAGATCCGGCACCAGAAGAGAACCGTAACAGCCGCCGATATAGTCTACGCCCGGAGCCTGGGCGCCGATCTGATCTTACCGCCCGGGTCGCTTGTCACGCCGCTGGCTAGGGATCTGGCGAGTCAACACCATGTCGCAATCGTCCTGGGGGATGATCATGCATAAACCGGCAGGAGGTACAGCTTAAATGCAGATTGGGCGCATAATCGGTACTCTGGTGGCCACGCGCAAACACGAACGGCTCGTAGGCAGTAAAATACAGATCGTCCAGCCTCTCGATCTGAAGGGCGAGTCGCCTCAAGGAGACCCCCTTGTAGCGGTGGACGCCGTGGGCGCCGGTGTGGGGGAGCGAGTGATCCTGGTCCGCGGCAGCAGCGCCCGCCGGGCGGTTGATGACGATCAGTGTCCGGTGGATGCTACGATTGTTGGGATTATCGACCACATCGATATCGATGAAAGACAACTTTGAAAGCGTTCAACTTCGAGGCCTTGAAAGCTGAGGCGGCATGAACGGTATTCCTCTCGAAATGAAAATATACACCAGACGCGGAGATCGAGGTCAAAGCAGCATTCTGAACGGTGAAGCCGTCTACAAGGACGATCCCCGGCTGAAGACCTATGGCGCATTGGATGAACTCCAGTCCCATCTGGGAATGGCCCGATCGCTCATATCCCATGAATCCGTGCCGGACATTATCCGGTCCGTTCAGAGCGACATCTTCACGGCAAGTTCCGAGTTGGCTTCGACCCCTAATGCGTTGCAGCGCCTGGAACGGCGGATAGGGCCTGAAGACGTCACGAGATTGGAGCGATGGATCGACGAATTCACCGAGACCTATGGCCTTCCGACGCACTTCGTTGCACCGGGCGAATCCCTTGAAAGCGCCGTGTTGCATGTGGCCAGGTCGGTATGCCGTCGCGGCGAAAGGCTCATCGTCACCTTGAATCGGCAAACCGGCCATTACGATCAGTTGATCACGTATTTCAACCGCCTGGGCGATCTGATTTTTGTGCTCGCTTGGGCCGTGGACGTCATGAAGGTCATCGAACGCGTTGTCGAGGAGCTGACGCGAAACGCAGTCCGGTGAGGGAAACGATTTGAGAATCCCCTTTGCAGTGGCTCGTATGCTCGGTTTGGCGGCTGAAAAGGAGGCCGTTGCCCTGGGCGTTCCCATGGCCGTTTCGCTGGCGGACGG from Deltaproteobacteria bacterium encodes:
- a CDS encoding EutN/CcmL family microcompartment protein; its protein translation is MQIGRIIGTLVATRKHERLVGSKIQIVQPLDLKGESPQGDPLVAVDAVGAGVGERVILVRGSSARRAVDDDQCPVDATIVGIIDHIDIDERQL
- a CDS encoding cob(I)yrinic acid a,c-diamide adenosyltransferase, whose translation is MNGIPLEMKIYTRRGDRGQSSILNGEAVYKDDPRLKTYGALDELQSHLGMARSLISHESVPDIIRSVQSDIFTASSELASTPNALQRLERRIGPEDVTRLERWIDEFTETYGLPTHFVAPGESLESAVLHVARSVCRRGERLIVTLNRQTGHYDQLITYFNRLGDLIFVLAWAVDVMKVIERVVEELTRNAVR